The Penaeus chinensis breed Huanghai No. 1 chromosome 16, ASM1920278v2, whole genome shotgun sequence genome window below encodes:
- the LOC125033233 gene encoding uncharacterized protein LOC125033233: MQVYTDRTIKANKPDIIIKNKKEKSCMLIDMAVLPDRNTPVKVAEKLSRYKDLETEMTRKWGMKTQTVPAVIEALGVIKEGIDKQISKISANINVAELQKIARLRSALILRKHCHPEAQSFETFVGSYKD; encoded by the exons ATGCAAGTCTACACGGATAGAACCATCAAAGCCAACAAGCCTgacatcattatcaaaaacaagaaagagaaatccTGTATGCTAATCGACATGGCAGTACTACCTGACCGTAACACACCCGTTAAAGTAGCAGAGAAACTCTCCAGGTATAAAGATCTGGAAACTGAGATGACAAGAAAGTGGGGAATGAAGACGCAAACTGTGCCAGCTGTCATTGAAGCACTGGGAGTAATCAAGGAAGGCATCGACAAGCAAATCAGCAAAATATCTGCAAACATCAACGTCGCCGAATTGCAAAAGATCGCTCGGCTAAGATCCGCCCTTATCCTTCGAAAA CACTGTCATCCAGAAGCTCAGTCTTTCGAAACTTTTGTTGGAAGTTACAAGGACTGA